One stretch of Micromonospora cremea DNA includes these proteins:
- a CDS encoding ABC transporter ATP-binding protein, giving the protein MAAESLLEIEGLTVGIDHHGRQVRIAEDVNLAVSGGERVGLVGESGAGKSMVLRSIAGLLPRGVKVLSGSIRYDGKNLLDLRQSQRRKLMGPEIAMVFQEPMTALNPLMRVGDQIAEGTIRYQGLSHKAARARAVELMAHVGIPDPRSRATAYPHELSGGLRQRVMIAMAISLKPRLLLCDEPTTALDVTVQHQVLRLLAELCDEVGAALLFVTHDLAVINQTCRRLAVMYAGRVIESGTTREVLHDPRHPYTRGLLESAPDFDNPDRELIAIAGSAPNIAERPAGCAFAPRCRDVVAACRESAPVLRSTGDGRHTACIRADELFQKVMA; this is encoded by the coding sequence ATGGCAGCCGAGAGTCTCCTCGAGATCGAGGGCCTGACGGTCGGGATCGACCATCACGGACGTCAGGTGCGGATTGCCGAGGACGTCAACCTGGCCGTGAGCGGCGGTGAACGGGTCGGGCTCGTCGGCGAGTCCGGTGCCGGGAAGTCGATGGTGCTGCGGTCCATCGCCGGGCTGCTGCCCCGCGGCGTCAAGGTTCTGTCCGGCTCGATCCGCTACGACGGGAAGAACCTCCTCGACCTCAGGCAGTCGCAGCGACGCAAGCTCATGGGACCCGAGATCGCCATGGTCTTCCAGGAGCCGATGACGGCACTCAACCCGCTCATGCGGGTCGGCGACCAGATCGCGGAGGGTACGATCAGGTACCAGGGCCTCTCCCACAAGGCGGCGCGCGCGCGGGCCGTCGAGCTCATGGCCCACGTCGGGATTCCCGATCCCAGGAGCAGGGCTACCGCGTACCCCCACGAGCTGTCCGGCGGGCTACGTCAGCGGGTCATGATCGCCATGGCCATCTCGCTCAAGCCGCGCCTGCTGCTGTGCGACGAACCGACCACCGCCCTCGATGTCACGGTCCAGCACCAGGTGCTGCGCCTGCTGGCGGAGTTGTGCGACGAGGTCGGCGCGGCGCTCCTCTTCGTCACCCACGACCTTGCCGTCATCAACCAGACCTGCCGACGGCTGGCCGTCATGTACGCGGGCCGTGTCATAGAGTCCGGCACGACGCGCGAGGTCCTCCACGATCCGCGGCACCCGTACACCCGGGGTCTGCTCGAATCCGCGCCCGATTTCGACAACCCCGACCGCGAGCTCATCGCGATTGCCGGTTCCGCGCCGAACATCGCCGAGCGTCCTGCCGGGTGCGCGTTCGCTCCCCGCTGCCGCGACGTGGTGGCAGCATGCCGAGAGTCGGCGCCGGTGCTGCGTTCGACCGGCGACGGGCGCCACACGGCGTGCATCCGCGCCGACGAGCTATTCCAGAAGGTGATGGCATGA